Proteins from a genomic interval of Crassostrea angulata isolate pt1a10 chromosome 7, ASM2561291v2, whole genome shotgun sequence:
- the LOC128191441 gene encoding mitochondria-eating protein-like isoform X1, translating to MAESLRRLVNIGTFTVLQEKLERWLDNYYINTCDQNVARCCEIIELNAKVQGQLFKLLQVTAESGGMYGGASIIKSRLLPFLGQNFFTSGGSVTADTSLSVLAEAAAKNREIDDLQDMYETSLNELEADLKDKEAENQDLRDELLDAKTELDRSTRTSTSDKIFLENENRDLRRKLALAEDEVRTLRSKAGMMTDYETQIRHLRDDIALLTARRDSLYRSTSSFAKDDSILSSTIREEKKPGLADAQDEIHKLRSKAGLVDDYERQVRNLRDELSLASTKKSYLDNDVYSSLGSYRYTPRVGSPLSIDDPVQRVRQQNYISRWNDMFSQDRLDAMDTLRRYSDDYENNQRIIFLAIQEAFSVAKLAFRQFKMKVRANLAATHIGPETLEEAVQDYINRNTDLCDLTGMVADVIRALNRSPKVFLPPDATFSIVQPFIRESCKLAWNMSALAHPLDIAVATDAELFDNNKYRRSYDSEYTAPLVNHHIWPALMQGAKVLMKGEACTRRGASLIEEIKGASRRSRSPTRSVSPSPRPRSRSRSASPSRRIRSRSVSPSRSRSPFSSGAW from the exons ataAATACATGTGATCAAAATGTAGCCAGGTGCTGTGAAATAATAGAACTCAATGCCAAAGTTCAAGGACAGCTGTTCAAACTCCTACAGGTCACTGCTGAGTCAG GTGGCATGTATGGAGGGGCCAGTATCATCAAGTCCCGCCTCTTGCCGTTCCTGGGTCAGAATTTCTTCACCTCGGGAGGGTCAGTCACCGCCGATACAAGCCTCAGTGTCCTCGCTGAGGCAGCTGCCAAGAACCGTGAAATTGACGACCTGCAGGACATGTACGAGACCTCACTCAACGAACTGGAGGCAGACCTCAAGGACAAGGAAGCAGAGAACCAGGACCTCAGAGATGA ACTTCTTGACGCAAAGACTGAATTAGACCGCAGCACTCGTACATCAACCAGCGACAAGATATTCCTCGAAAATGAGAACCGAGATCTTCGCAGAAA ACTAGCATTAGCGGAAGATGAAGTGCGAACATTGCGATCAAAAGCGGGCATGATGACCGATTACGAAACTCAGATTCGTCACTTACGTGACGATATCGCTCTTCTGACGGCCCGCCGAGATTCCCTGTATCGGTCCACTTCCAGCTTCGCTAAGGACGACAGTATTTTGTCCTCCACTATTCGGGAGGAGAAGAAGCCTGG GCTAGCTGATGCCCAGGACGAAATTCACAAACTGCGCTCTAAGGCAGGTCTGGTTGATGATTATGAGAGACAGGTTAGAAACCTGAGGGATGAGCTGTCCCTAGCCTCCACCAAAAAGAGCTATCTGGACAA TGACGTGTACAGCTCCCTTGGTTCCTACCGCTACACCCCCCGGGTTGGATCCCCCCTCTCCATTGATGACCCAGTACAGCGTGTCAGGCAGCAAAACTACATCTCCCGCTGGAACGACATGTTCTCTCAGGACCGTCTAGATGCGATGGACACCCTTCGCAGATACTCGGATGATTACGAAAACAATCAAAGAATCATCTTCTTAGCTATTCAG GAAGCCTTCAGTGTAGCTAAGCTGGCTTTCCGTCAGTTTAAGATGAAGGTTCGGGCTAACCTGGCAGCAACTCACATTGGCCCTGAAACCCTGGAGGAGGCGGTACAGGATTACATCAACCGTAACACTGACCTCTGTGACCTCACCGGAATGGTAGCT GATGTTATTCGGGCTCTGAACCGTAGCCCCAAGGTCTTCCTTCCACCAGACGCAACCTTCTCCATTGTCCAGCCATTCATTCGCGAGTCCTGCAAACTCGCCTGGAACATGAGTGCTCTGGCTCACCCTCTGGACATCGCTGTAGCAACAGATGCTGAGCTCTTTGACAACAACAA GTACCGCCGTAGCTACGACTCTGAGTACACAGCACCACTTGTGAACCACCACATCTGGCCAGCCCTGATGCAGGGGGCCAAGGTCCTGATGAAGGGAGAGGCCTGCACCCGCAGGGGAGCTTCTCTG ATTGAGGAGATAAAG GGTGCCTCTCGCAGAAGCAGGAGCCCCACCAGGTCAGTGAGCCCCTCCCCCAGGCCCCGCTCCAGGTCCCGTTCAGCCAGTCCCTCCCGCCGCATCCGCAGCCGATCCGTTAGTCCAAGCCGGAGTAGGAGTCCGTTTAGCTCTGGTGCTTGGTAA